The following coding sequences are from one Mytilus trossulus isolate FHL-02 chromosome 8, PNRI_Mtr1.1.1.hap1, whole genome shotgun sequence window:
- the LOC134681523 gene encoding toll-like receptor 8, translated as MSARCPHKCHCFYQPSQNKTVVNCRTILSSKKFPLVLPEHENFALDFSKNLISDLDYQLERAKNYTFHIKEINLAGNNFDIISEFAVSQLKRTTMINMIHNPITSIDRSLRNLRPCNVQLGRLDIVCTCTDLWFQSWLPSSTMPCYNNTRIFCKTETGYKSITQVSKSDLGCIEDYHLKWFNLIIGILLSLVVIFAFTGYHFYLEIYILWRRFFGKISRQVSGNSFQYDIYISCNDEDDGLRDWISNELLPHLNDRGLKSFLPYRDCQLGRPREEEIIDTISKSKTVLVLLSDLNQLTRKSTKTWISCEWKYAWLNYREDYSKNVIIINYDFLNNRDVSNRYIQAFMRASICIDFSNYRKNMWSTLYSSLGLSSPSLELRYHRFQNSLDTASIHLQM; from the coding sequence ATGTCTGCAAGATGTCCTCACAAATGTCATTGCTTTTATCAACCAAGTCAGAACAAAACTGTTGTCAATTGCCGTACGATATTATCGTCGAAAAAATTTCCTTTAGTTTTACCAGAGCACGAGAACTTTGCATTAGACTTTTCTAAGAATTTAATTTCTGATCTAGATTACCAGTTGGAAAGAGCAAAGAATTACACCTTccatataaaagaaataaatcttGCAGGAAATAATTTCGATATTATTTCGGAATTTGCTGTGTCTCAGCTGAAAAGAACAACGatgataaacatgatacatAATCCGATCACAAGTATTGATAGGTCTCTAAGAAACTTACGGCCCTGTAATGTTCAGTTAGGAAGACTAGATattgtttgtacatgtacagaTCTATGGTTCCAGAGTTGGTTACCGTCGTCAACAATGCCGTGCTATAATAACACACGGATATTCTGTAAGACCGAAACCGGTTACAAATCTATAACTCAGGTTTCAAAAAGCGACCTAGGTTGTATAGAGGATTATCATCTGAAATGGTTCAACTTAATTATTGGAATCTTACTTAGCCTTGTAGTGATTTTCGCATTTACGGGCTATCatttttatcttgaaatttatattcTATGGCGACgcttttttggaaaaattagCAGGCAAGTTTCTGGAAACTCATTTCAATATGATATTTACATATCTTGCAATGATGAAGACGACGGACTTCGTGATTGGATATCGAATGAGCTTTTACCGCATCTGAACGATAGGGGACTTAAATCGTTCCTACCGTATCGAGATTGTCAACTTGGTAGACCACGCGAAGAAGAAATAATTGACACCATATCGAAATCTAAAACTGTTCTGGTTCTTCTAAGCGACTTAAATCAATTAACACGTAAAAGCACAAAAACTTGGATTTCTTGTGAGTGGAAATATGCCTGGTTGAATTATCGAGAAGATTACTCGAAAAATGTTATTAtcataaattatgattttcttaataATCGTGATGTTTCTAATAGGTATATACAAGCTTTTATGAGAGCTAGTATTTGCATTGATTTTTCTAATTATAGAAAGAATATGTGGTCGACATTATATTCTTCGCTAGGACTTTCTTCTCCGAGTTTGGAATTAAGATATCATCGGTTTCAAAACAGTCTTGATACAGCTTCGattcatttacaaatgtaa